The segment ccccccccccccggtgaGGCCCCCCTAGACCCACCGCCCCGTTTCAGACACCGTGATCCAACTGGGACGGACCTCGACATGAACCGTCTCGCTGAACGTGCACACATCTGATTGGGTTATGTCCATGTGATGTCATAGCGTTGGGAAAAACAGTCACCTTCGAGTCaatccctcgtttatcgccggggttacgttctaaaaataacccgcaataaacaaaatccgcgaagtatcagctttatttttcacaattattctctatgttttttgctgtaaaacccctcaccacacactttatacacttttctcacacaggcgttaacattttctcacatttctctctcgtttaaactctctcaaagttcaaaccttcgtaggcgtctttgtcggtgcagaacgtttcatcgacattgtgggctttgtcggggagaaaacaaaccgCAAAcctacagcacttcagagtcacactgcgatccaacatttatgtaaatttgacacggcacggaggagactgatggacaatgggctacagtccaacagccaatcaggacgcagaacacaatggtctacagtccaacagccaatcaggacacagaacacaatgaacatttatatgctgtaaaaagcatgtaaaatcacactaaaaaaatccgtgaaacagcgagaccacgaaaggtgaaccacgatataacGAGGAACAactgtaatgaaaaaaatactagTACTTTCTAAAATTTCGTAATCTGCTGCAAACTTTTTACCAGGTTTTTGTTCCTTTTGGATAAACCTggttattaaaaacagaacaagtgttAGTGCTGCAGACTCATCACCgagtgagtgtttgtccactaatctgaaAGGTtcgcggttcaaatcctgctctgcgtacagttgtccctcgttatATCGCGTTTCatctttcacggtctcgctgttttgcagatttttttgtgcaattttacatgcgtttcctgattggctcttggactgtagaccattgtccatcagtctcctctgcgccgtgtcaaatttacataaacgttggatcgcagtgtgactctgaagtgctgtatgtttgtgggttttgtttcgacaaaacccacaatgtcgatgaaacgttctgcaccgacaaaggcgcctacgaagttttgaactttgagagagtttaaacgagagagaaatgtgagaaaatgttaacgcctgtgtgagaaaagtgtataaagtgtgtggtgaggggttttacagacaaaaaaacatagagaatacgtaaaaataaagctgatacttcacggatttcgtctattgcgggttatttttaggaacgtaacccccgcagTAATCGTACTTTACAGAACTTTAGACAACAAAATTTCTGGAGCTTAATAATGAGGTTCCATCTTGTTTTATAgatggaggtcagaggtcagcacTTCTCTACGTGCGATTCACTATTTTTAAAACCTCTAAACAGATTATTTTTGGAGGGGATTGCGTccaaaaacatgactaaacgtGCTGCTTCGTGTCCTTCTATCTGGCAACAATAACACCTTTGAATATGAATagtactttttcactttttggcCCTAGAAGATGTTGAATTCTGTGCCAAAGTTGagtttctgtaaataaactcaaTAATTACAGATATTAAAGACGCTGTACTGGATTTTTCCCTTGTATTTCAGTAAAATGTGTTTCCCCAGTGCAGATTTGTTATAAAAGCcactctcgaggtcaaaatttGTGCTATCGGCATTTATTCatacagttttttgttgtttgataATGAGGAAGTTcatcattagcatgctagttgttgttagcttcactCTGAGGGTTCTAGTGTTGTTTCCTTCGCAAgcggacctggagttgcgtttttttttgtttttttttttgtttcattcgcacatatttaatgcacaaatcctccatatttagactgaactaaactgaaaacgccctgttccaccttgtgatgtcatcatgtagtaatacaggaagtgctccgctgtgttttttaaactccacacacattcatttctagaatcttttggatgtatttcagctctggaattgccaatttagactaaaacaaaaggtaaaaaggagctgttagcttgaaaaaactaccacttgatgacatcacaaggtggaacagagcgttttgtagacagactaatcataaaatcttactcaaacatgcaagaatgaaacaaaacgcaactccaggcatgttttttgaggaggaaacagctttataacatgatttagagcacaaaagagtcaattttgtgtaatatagagcctttagttttgtttttcacatttttaagacagttttAAGACGATTTGAAACTATAACCTCTTCATTTGTACAGATATGACACCACATAAACACAACCCGTTTTCCTCACGTTCCAAGTCTGATTGCCTGTTTCCCctttggttaaaaaaataagtagAAACATGGTATTTTTGACTTCTCCAGGCAGTGATTTTTCCAACAGAACTGCAGACAGCTAttgcacagagacaaacagtcagacacagagcacagagcaggtacagagagaaagagaaggagagaaggcaGCGACCACGAGCCACACAGCCATGCCTGCGAGTCTTTTTCAGAAGAGGCCAGTGGAATTATACAAAAACAGGAAGTTATTCTGCAAATCAGAGCGTTAACACAGACATGATTGGTACACCttaacatttttacacaaatatttGGCTTTTTGTTATTAGTTAAAATCATTCATTCGTATTTTTCCTTCAGCAAAAATAGCAAGAAATTAACCCGAACTGAAGCAGTGTCTTTTCTGGTTTCAAAAATTAACTTCTACATGAGTGCAAATGACTTATAACGCTCCAAATATCACCTAAAACTGAACACAATATCTGCAAAATGgtggaagtgtcttgctcaaaagGACAACAACAGTGCGTCGTATTACAGTGGAGTTGAACCAGAGACTTTTAGCTTTTTGGCTGCCATTTTCTTATCGCAAAAGCAGATAATTTAGCTTGAAATAGAAACCACTGGACTTAAAGctgcattttgttgtttgctaatGAGGAAgttcactgttagcatgctagttgtcgttagcgaggcttctaatgttgtttcctcatcacaaacagacctggagttgtgttgtttttttgtttcattctcacatgattaacacacaaaacttgtatatttacactgagttcttctctcaaactgaaaacactctgttccaccttgtgatgtcatcatgtggtgatacaggaagtgctccgctgtgtttttaaactccacacaccttcatttctagaatcatttggatcatttcagctcctggaattgccaatttctactaaaaacaaaaggtaaaaggagatgttaacttgaaaactaccacttgatgacatcacaaagtggaacagagcgttttgctAGAGTGGAGTTGAACCAGAGACTTTTAGGTTTTTGGCTGCCATTTTCTTATCGCAAAAGCAGATAATTTAGCTTGAAATAGTAGCTAAcgaaaagctgcactgtgtaactccAGGTGTAAGGTCTGACACTtcgttgtttccatggagatgatttgTCCGGAATGCTCCACcgtttggcattaaacctgtcgcatttattcaattacagatgttgctattgtttaaaaaaaaaaaagtattctgtAGTGTGAGCGACGTCGCTTGTCCATAGATCTGGCCTGTAGCTTGGCCAGgcggcgtcacctgcttgtctccatggaaacagacacatttaatgctatattgtggaacattccaggcaaatcaatgaCCCTCCCATGAACCATTCACCACAGAACTTGCATAATAGATCAGAAATGCAAGTCAAATCATTCAGGTCcgtaatgtaaatatataaaaactaaattcaGCTTGTGAAATTAAGTCATTTGAACTCATGTCGATATTTTACAGAGTATTTCCTCACAAAACATCCCGGGTTTTTCAGCAGCAAATCCAAAAATCTGAACGAGGAAAAGACACTGCTCCCAGAGGCGTTCGTGCCCAAAAGGATTCACTTTGTACaagttttaactttttcttcttcctgaAAATGAAACGTAGATAAACAAAGGTGTGCCGTTGTGTAAAGACATTCTGTTTGCAGTTTTGAGCCCTGGATTTGTAACATCTGCCAGTGTCAGTGCAGGGCTTCTTCATTTACACTGCAAGAAAACAGATGGAGATGAGTTTAAATGACTCGAGGActtgaattcaaaatattaatctGATTTTGAGTAGTTCTGACTCGTTTATTTGATGAACTTTGATGATTTCACTTGTTTCTACATGTTTCTGGcttgttttaatatgtattttgttatttcaaGCTAACGTTTTGGCTAAAGAGGCGAGATTTTTTCCCAATAATTTTGAAACCAATGGAACAAATCACATAAAACTGTTCATTTAAgccaggggtgcccaaacttttttcattttatttgaagcGGAGTCAATTCAGGGAGTCAAATTGTGagtttaacacaggtttgacggAGCAATTGtgcctttaataagacttggaagattatttttaggtctgtgtcacaatgcagtgtgattttatttagtttatagaGGTATTTGTAGtcaaaaatacttcctgatcaattgagccagtttaggaggaggcatgagggccaaaacaaattggtctgagggccgcatttggccccggggccgtagtttggacagccccgATTTAAGCGATTAAACCACTACAATTTCTTTCGTGGTTACAGCAACGGTTCAATCCCATATGTTCACATTTTTAGTGTTGCACAGTGAACGtagacactgggagcgaggttaagtgtcttgcgcaaggacacaacggcaatatttatttgtgggagctggaatcacaccgccaacctgcgcGTTAGTGGATCTGAGCGGTGTACAAATTACGTTTTATGTCAAGAATGGGATTCGAAGCGCcaactcaaccaactgagctactatcgccCTCTTAGCTGATGTTGCCCTGTAAATATCTAGACGTTGTTGTGTCGTtttgcaagacacttcaacttGTAAGAGGGTAGCTGTGGTTAGAGAAATAGCTGACCAACGCTAACATAAATTAGCATCTGTAGTGTCTGGAAAAGCTATAAATGAACGTATATTTTCAAGCCTGAACGAGTCCGACTACTCAAACCAAGATTAAAATTGTACGTTCAAGTCATTTTGGCCCAtacttcatgttttttttcttacagcGCGTTAAATGGCCTGTTGTACTGTAAAAATCATCCGTGTAAAGTGCTCAAAACCAGAATAAAACAAGAGTGCTTTACAAGCCTGACACCGACTCCAACTTAGACTTCAGATTTCAACAAGTcaagtataaaaataaacattgttccAACATTGCATAAAGAAGCAATTCATAAATAAATTCATTCAAGTCaataaaagtttttgttttgtcttaaaaGTTCCTCACACAATCATCGGAAGTGAGAGGACGCCGTGCTCCTCAACTCAAAGCAATGGTAAAGATGGCTGTATGACTTTCAAGTGGAACATGCACAAAACTGTCCATCGAAATCCTCAACGAAAAAACTGTCCGTCGACCGTAGCTCcttaacaattaaaaaacaaaataaaagcatttccgTCAATATTTCTCTAACAACTTTCACACTCCAGTCGCTGCTTCACAGTAATCGCGATGAGCAGGAAGACGCCGATCTACTTTTCAGTTTAAAAGTCTTCTGTTCTGGTCCCTGATGCTGTTttccctttcaaaataaaagccaaaaTAGTTCCTTTCCTCAAGTTGTCGCCAATAGTTTCATCGGGTAATTGCTTTATTTACAGCATCGACATTCACCCATCTCCTGTTGTCCATGGATGGCGgcgcaaacaaaaataaaatcgtGAAATTGAAAGAATGTGGTGCAAAATGAAGAGCTCTTAAGAGACGATTCTTTCTGTACATTTACACGACAGCTCACACGGGCGATAACCCGGTGCGGTCTGTCTATTGCTGGTTACAATTTAGATAAATgttttgcatgtgtgtgttgagaCAGTGTAGTGTAAGTTTAACCAGCTCTAATGTGAAAGTGATGAGTGTGTTCATCTCCTTAAAACTGTCCTTCTTTGATGAGTGATAAACATGTACTGCCCTCTGCCTCCAGTACATTCATATAGTGGTTATTGTCTTGTTTTCGCAGCTCTGTTCATGAAAAGCGTCTGAGGGTTCATGTTGTTTAGTGGCTCGTTTTGGTTGTCGTGGAGTGGAAAGCTTTCGGGTGATGGGTGAAAACAACAGTCCAAAGGCAGCCTCTGATCTGTTGGATTGCATCAGTGCAAAAAAAGATTTGCTTATGCAGCTCTGTCTTTACTTCCTCATAATTCTCTCCATAAACCCTCCGCTCCCTACCCTCCCTCTCTtggctctcctccccctcttcccctgcTCCTCGTCCCCCAGTCCTCTGGCTCACTATGGTTCAGTGCAAAGTCTATACAGTGCTGTATAGGACAGGTACTCCATAGTAGAacatgcatacacacagacagacagtagGAAGCACAAAGCTCATGTGTGCAGTGCAGGAGGCCTCCTGGTGCCACTATTCCTCTGGTGTGTTTCACTGAAACACACGGCGCAGTCTCTTTACACTGGGAGAAGTTTGGGTCCTATTGGAGAATCCTTTATCTTTTATCTGGGATAATAATTTGATTAAACACTATCTAATATGTGGATAAGCTGTAAACAGAGTTTAGTTCTCCCAATGGAAAACACTGAATCGTATTATACACGTATACACTGATTTTTCTTTGTATTCGTTTTGTCGCTTTATTAGAAAATTATTCTTATCATAATGTCCTATAGTGGTTTGTTATTACTGGAGGATGTGACAGGGTTTTATTCTTCATAAAAGCATGCACGTTCCAGGACCTCCTCTGGATCAGGTGGGAGTTCGATTCCCTGATGGAGATGCCACAGTCTGCTGCTGCTTCCGCTCTGTTCCTTTGGGATGTAAGGCGTACAAAGAAAGAGGACTCCTTTGCATCATTTCTATTGACTCACAGTCAAagccccccctcccctccccccatGACCAATGGACTGAGTTTGAACCTGAAACGGAacagaataataaatatatatggtGTTACTATGCCTCCAGCTCCAGGTCAGTTTGTAAAAAGGAGTCTCTCGACACTTGACTTCAGTTGGTTGGCATAGCCGCGGccggcccctccccctccggcTCCTGCTCCTGCGTCTGACTGAGCGCGCTGACATCACAGGGCTGCCACTCTGTGATTGGCTCGCACGGCGGTTGTCCCGGACTACTGCCCCCCGAGGCGTCCCCTTGTTGTGTGGGCGGGGTCAGTGTTGCGGTCTCCGGCTCCATGCACAGTGTCACCTCTTCCTCCTGAAAAACACAGGCCTTTAATCAGAGCAGCTGTGATTTAAAGCTCGCTCATTTACACAGAACATTAGCGTGTCGTCTTAAACACGTGAACACcatgtctgtgtgtataaaataaGCCCCATGTTTGCAGTGCCTCTGCTTCACTCTTACACAGCtcatatcattattttatataagcCGAGCACTGCTGACTTTACcttgacctcctcctcttcctcttgctGCTCCAGCAGCGGAGAGTGTTCACTGCCCACACTCCCCACCATCTCGTCCCCCGAGGGCGCACACAGGCCGGGCTCCACCACAGCCGACACCCCCATGTAGCCCCCCGCCTCCGCCTGGTACGCCTCCATCTGCCCCGTGTTCCACAGGTCGACCAGCGGGGGGTGAACCTGGTGCACCAGGCTGTGGATGGTGCTGTTGGGCGTCGCTTGTAACGAGTGGTTGGCGCTTTGCAACTGCTCACGAGGATTTCACAGGATCAGAAAGAACAGAACAAAGACCAGATCAGAGCTGAGGCTACATGTGAGAGTACACATTTATAGATTTGTGGTGGAGAAACTGTTGatgtttaaacatgtgacaGAGTAAACAGTGTGAACATGAGAGGAGGCTCCTACAAAGACTCCACATCAGCAGTATGTGTGCGCAGCCTCAGAGGCATAAAGATGAATGCCTTTAGTGCCGCTCGCAGCAACAGTGAGCACGCTCACAGGTTTCCTATGATTAAGGTCATCCATCTGTGCAGAGCGCCCCCACCTGTTGTTGCTGATACTGCAGCAGCTGCTGTTGCTGGTAGTGCTGgagctgctgcagctgctggagctggctctgctgctgcaggctgaactgctgctgctgctgctgctgcaggaAGTGAGCGGCTTGGCCCTCGTAGCCCTCCGGGCCCATGACGAAGGAGCCGGGCGAGGGGGACGTCACCTCAGGCCCCATGACGAAGGAGCCGGGCGGGGGGGACGTCACCGCGGAGGGGTTGGAGCTGATGGGGTCCCAGCCCTCAGAGGAGGACAGGCAGTAATGTCCCTGTGAGACATAGGAGTGGGGCCAGACCTCTGCGGCCGTGTGCTGCAGGATCTGATCTGAAACACAGAGGCAGAGTTTGAGCTGAACAGCTCTGACTGAAGCGTTCAGCACTTACACTGTTCCAGGCTGTGGAACGCACAAAATCTACTTTATATTCTGGCTTTGATCACATCTGTTCTGATAGTGAATGCGACTGGAggctaaataaaatgatatctTTGCACCTTAGCGAGTTTGATAACAGGAATATGCATTGTGAGCATTTGAGCTTGACACACTTGATCCTCTTCAACACTTCAGGCAACTCAGCAGTTCTCTCAAGGGAAGAGCATGAAGTCAGCCCGACAGTAAACACACCTACACCCCCTCCCCATTAAAGCACTCACTTAGCTTAAAAACGCAATCATTTTATGCTAATGGTTTAATAACACTTAATAGCCTGTAGAGACACAACAGGCCACAATACGACGcttattaaaatcacacatacGACCGATCTAATGTCAAAGAACCAGAGATTAACGCGCTAATGTCGGGAAATGTATTGAAAACATATTTCAAAGTGACAGTTGAAGCAGATGCAGTGTCTTTTACCTTCGTTGAGATGAATAATGAGTTTCCTGCAGCCACATGAAATGGAACGGGGTGTCCTCATTATGTGATACTGCTAATGCGCTAATGTGCTAATATGCAAATgcgttaatgctaatgctaatgctcagATGCCAACACTGAGCACATCCGTTTGAAAATGACCTCTACTCTCTGGTTTTAAGCAGCATGGTGCATTTTAATTCTTTACACATATATTTTGCTTGTTGGTTTCACTGGACAGGGAAACGGGGTGAAGAGTAGGGGGAGACATTCAGCTGTTTGTTTAAAGCTGGAATTTAAGTCAAGTGTATGTGCTGCgttctttaaatatttgcttttatcaacattttttattgttttaattcatttacTTTATTAGCGACAGTCGTTCAGTTGGTTTGTGCGAGCattcgtccactgatccaaaggttgctggttcgaatcccgctctcgacataaacatcactggtcgagcggtcacatccactgacccccAGGTtgtttgtccttgggcaaaacatttAACCACCTCACCCCAgtatttgtgaatgtgtgtgtgaatgggtgagaggttcttgatgtaaaagtggaaaagtgctgtataaaaatgtgactattagcagtttttattatgCTAATGTTCTTGGAGCTATTGAGAATACGTTTTTTTATAGACCAATAGCGTTTTAtaatttgattttctaactttctgtcgGTTAAAGCAACGATTTTGagtgaattgaattgaaatactTACAGAAAATGCTACAGGGTTGGAAAAATTAGTCTCCTCGTGTTTGCTTccagtttagttttaaattctTGTAAAATCCATAAAGTtatctatgtattttttctacaaACTGGTCTCCACGTCCTCAGTCACATCTCAactcacaaacaaacatgatcGTGCAGTGTCTTTCAGCCTCCTGTTGTATTTTTCCCTCTGAAATGGAGAACATGTGCGtccctgactggctaatccacctgctAATTACGCCCAAGATTCACCAAgattgaccagactcacatctcctTTAGGtgtttattctggatcccaggtgaaatcgctatggcaacagtcctaatatTCATCATTGTGAAACCCGGGGACGTGTTTGACCTCCAGGCGTCCTTACCTCTGCTGGTGATGCTCTCCTGGTTGACCTCGCTCAGATGTGCCACACTCCCCTGGTTAGACCCAGACCTTGGGCTCTCTCCATCCATAGACGACCAGGCCAAGAGGGTTGCTTCAGAAATTGCAAACTGCTGCAAGATGCCTAGGATAATAAATGAAAGGTCACTGAGAGGAGCGTGGTATCATAGCAACAGCACAATGACATAAAATATATCCACATGAGGTAAAATCACttgaatttcaaatatttatcttgatttcAGTAGTTCAGGCACGTTTTTATTGTGTAGTTTTTCTTCTGCTCCTACAGCTGCCCTAGGGCCTTACAACCACCAACAATCACTCACACAACCAGATCCATACAGAGAATTAAGTGCCTTGCTCACTGGCACAAGGTCATCAAGTAACCAAGCAACAAATAGTGTATGTGTGTTGATCCAactaatagaataaaaatacaaacacaaaaccaTTCTAATCAATCAATATAGTTTCTTAAAAAGcccactatgtaacatttctggtggaagatCCGCCACATGTATGTCCCTggatattgctttgtctggaatgttccattgtatggcattaaacagattAAACAGATTATAttattgatcaaaaataccttgcaaaaacatgcacaggttaagctataacatctccacagagaccagCTGGTGGCAGACCttttatcagaaaagttacatagtgcacctttaattcacacaattttaaataatatagaCAATAATTTGTGTATCCAATTCAGTATAACTTTTATTTAACCCCAAGGAGCAGTTTAAAGCTGAGGTACCTGATTTTCAGGTGTGTATCTGAATCTAAGTCGTCCTGACTCACAAACACTTTGGCCCATTGTTAATATCCACATGTTCGGGCTGGAAATTATattgaaaatgcaaaaaaggCGAGTCACTGCAGTCACAGGGAACAGAGTTTAGCACAGGCCCGTGCATGGCCCTGTGCACGGGGCCATGCACACGGTTGTGCACAGGGCTGTGCACAGGGCCCACAGGGCTGTGCACGGGGCCATGCATGAGGCCACATACAGGGCCATGCACAGGGCTGATTGTTGGGGGAGGGGatcatgtttaatgcaatagtttgttttatctcattcaTAAAAGATTTCCCCCAGTGGCCAAAGGGTTAAATATGATCACTGAATACAATTTTTCAGTTCTGACAATTTTCTGTAGTTTGCAGAACATTTTTACtggagagggaaaaaaaaatctgattgaaaattgattcttttgacaaaaaaaatcgacaattttattttcaggcaAAATTGCCCAGCTCTACCACATGTTCATATTCAAACATGTGCTCAGCTTTAGCTTCAGTTTTCAATTAGCAAAGTGAAACTGGGCTGGACCGCCAAGTGCAGCCAATCAGGGTGCTGCTTTTGGTGCTTCAGGGTTGATgagaaatataaatacattattattacatcattATTACCTGTGGACACAGATctcattttgtcacaaagttCTGTTTTACAGTTTACTTCTTAGGGGGAAATGTACTCATCCTTATAAAAAAGTTTTGTACTCCAGCTTTAAGCagattgagcaggtaaaatacAAGAATAATATGACACCAGTCTCCATGCAGCTTAACCCCGGCTCTGGTCAGGTCCTgcagtttgaggagagtaaCATCCCTCTGTACAAAGGTGTATAATCTCAGACTGACCTGCGGCGAAGCGTGCCTCCTTCTCTCCGTCGCTGAGGTCGCTGTACGCGTCGTTCTCGAGCCGCCGAGCCTTCTCCTGCTCCTTGGTGCTGATGCGGGACTGCGGACCCCCCACCGTCGTCATGCCCCAGTTCTGCCACTCGATCATGTGCGCGACGCGGCCCTGAGCCATCGCCGTGGGCTTGGTCACCCGCTCCTTCATCGTCCGTGTGACTCCTGCTATAGGTGGGTGTCGCCCCAAAGGAGAGGAAGACACACAAGCATATTACGCAGTggaacaggagggagagagcgggagagaggaggtgatggagaggaggaggaatcaGGGATGTGAATTCAGCGTGGGGAAAATGAGAAAGTGGTTTGGGAGAGGTCggtctatttgtttttttgggtttttttttttgctaatttgtTCTACATAGaccacaaaaataagaaaatctaaaaatctatttatgtagtgcatttaaaaacaacttcagctgaccaaagtccTTCACATAACACTTTTgattatagtttatatttagtACGCACTGAATCTAGTTCGACTGAGTAATATCAAAACATTAGGTGTATTGTGTTATTACTGCCATTGGGGTGAAGAGAAAATGAAGCTTTCTACACCAATAAAATTGATTTTAGTAGAAAAAGTTGttgttaaataaaaaacttaaatatagaaaatatatactgtattttccaaagTATAAGTaactccggagtataagtcgcactggagtataagtcgctccggagtataagtcgctccagcCATAAAATGCATAATCatgaagaaaacaacatatatttcacatataaatcgcatctgagtataa is part of the Periophthalmus magnuspinnatus isolate fPerMag1 chromosome 16, fPerMag1.2.pri, whole genome shotgun sequence genome and harbors:
- the fam131bb gene encoding uncharacterized protein fam131bb isoform X2 is translated as MGCIGSRRLTADGVPVQKDGEQLSMEDTTSILPRLKRNSNAYGIGALAKSSLSGVSGVTRTMKERVTKPTAMAQGRVAHMIEWQNWGMTTVGGPQSRISTKEQEKARRLENDAYSDLSDGEKEARFAAGILQQFAISEATLLAWSSMDGESPRSGSNQGSVAHLSEVNQESITSRDQILQHTAAEVWPHSYVSQGHYCLSSSEGWDPISSNPSAVTSPPPGSFVMGPEVTSPSPGSFVMGPEGYEGQAAHFLQQQQQQQFSLQQQSQLQQLQQLQHYQQQQLLQYQQQQLQSANHSLQATPNSTIHSLVHQVHPPLVDLWNTGQMEAYQAEAGGYMGVSAVVEPGLCAPSGDEMVGSVGSEHSPLLEQQEEEEEVKEEEVTLCMEPETATLTPPTQQGDASGGSSPGQPPCEPITEWQPCDVSALSQTQEQEPEGEGPAAAMPTN
- the fam131bb gene encoding uncharacterized protein fam131bb isoform X3; this translates as MEDTTSILPRLKRNSNAYGIGALAKSSLSGVSGVTRTMKERVTKPTAMAQGRVAHMIEWQNWGMTTVGGPQSRISTKEQEKARRLENDAYSDLSDGEKEARFAAGILQQFAISEATLLAWSSMDGESPRSGSNQGSVAHLSEVNQESITSRDQILQHTAAEVWPHSYVSQGHYCLSSSEGWDPISSNPSAVTSPPPGSFVMGPEVTSPSPGSFVMGPEGYEGQAAHFLQQQQQQQFSLQQQSQLQQLQQLQHYQQQQLLQYQQQQLQSANHSLQATPNSTIHSLVHQVHPPLVDLWNTGQMEAYQAEAGGYMGVSAVVEPGLCAPSGDEMVGSVGSEHSPLLEQQEEEEEVKEEEVTLCMEPETATLTPPTQQGDASGGSSPGQPPCEPITEWQPCDVSALSQTQEQEPEGEGPAAAMPTN
- the fam131bb gene encoding protein FAM131B isoform X1, translating into MGCIGSRRLTADGVPVQKDGEQHGRSEFSWEGINLSMEDTTSILPRLKRNSNAYGIGALAKSSLSGVSGVTRTMKERVTKPTAMAQGRVAHMIEWQNWGMTTVGGPQSRISTKEQEKARRLENDAYSDLSDGEKEARFAAGILQQFAISEATLLAWSSMDGESPRSGSNQGSVAHLSEVNQESITSRDQILQHTAAEVWPHSYVSQGHYCLSSSEGWDPISSNPSAVTSPPPGSFVMGPEVTSPSPGSFVMGPEGYEGQAAHFLQQQQQQQFSLQQQSQLQQLQQLQHYQQQQLLQYQQQQLQSANHSLQATPNSTIHSLVHQVHPPLVDLWNTGQMEAYQAEAGGYMGVSAVVEPGLCAPSGDEMVGSVGSEHSPLLEQQEEEEEVKEEEVTLCMEPETATLTPPTQQGDASGGSSPGQPPCEPITEWQPCDVSALSQTQEQEPEGEGPAAAMPTN